From the Mangifera indica cultivar Alphonso chromosome 10, CATAS_Mindica_2.1, whole genome shotgun sequence genome, one window contains:
- the LOC123227207 gene encoding kinesin-like protein KIN-5C, whose product MSGRNEKEKGVNVQVLLRCRPFSEEELRNNAPQVVTCNDYQREVSVSQNIAGKHVDRVFIFDKVFGPSAQQKDLYEQAVVPIVNEVLEGFNCTIFAYGQTGTGKTFTMEGECKRSKSGPNGELPAEAGVIPRAVKQIFDTLESQNAEYSVKVTFLELYNEEITDLLAPEEVTRALDEKQKKQLPLMEDGKGGVLVRGLEEEIVTSASEIFTLLERGSAKRRTAETLLNKQSSRSHSLFCITIHIKEATPEGEELIKCGKLNLVDLAGSENISRSGAREGRAREAGEINKSLLTLGRVINALVEHLGHVPYRDSKLTRLLRDSLGGRTKTCIIATVSPAVHCLEETLSTLDYAHRAKHIKNKPEVNQKMMKSTLIKDLYGEIDRLKAEVYAAREKNGVYIPKERYYQEESERKAMAEQIEQMGLQLENYQKQLEELQDKYVSQGRQCSDLTSKLELTEKDLNQTGKLLANAEEELKKCWYALKEKDFVISEQRKAENALAHQASVLRSDLEKALQDNASLFQKIGREDKLNADNRSVVINFQQELAQQIGFLCSMVDSSVSQQNEHLRHVEDVCRSFLDMHDKVVTDMKKKVTASRALYVSHMEAVQNVVRLHKASSNACLDEISALTSSNAQSIEDFLASEAKEAASIYDNLQTTLSTQQGEMGLFARELRQRFLATIEKTKDISEYTNGFLQKLLEELKKLEYYAVQADEIQMKSIADFQKSYEEQSKSDAEKLIADMTNLVSNHIRRQKDLVDARLVGLRESAAANRKFLDGHVTLMEGVTTDAKRKWQAFSMQAENDAKDAADNTSAKHCRMELLLQQCVSTGESAFKHWKRTCEVVNEMGSKHVSALVSLTRNASDSNEQNDIEIDTARVAAEQDVAKNCEQVLQHIDCTSELEQTSISGILEGVKAHEKTLDQFRGNHSGQAASINDKAQETFQQRYMDYEATGTTPTRCESEALSKGTIDSLRAMPMESLIEEFRENNSYELFDVKEFKPFPIPRSPLTQIN is encoded by the exons ATGTCTGGTCGCAATGAGAAGGAGAAGGGCGTGAATGTGCAAGTCCTTCTGCGTTGCAG ACCGTTTAGCGAGGAGGAGTTGAGAAACAACGCGCCCCAAGTGGTGACTTGTAATGACTATCAGAGGGAGGTCTCCGTTTCGCAGAATATCGCCGGGAAGCATGTCGATAGAGTTTTCATTTTCGATAAG GTTTTTGGCCCTTCAGCTCAACAAAAAGATTTATATGAACAAGCGGTGGTTCCTATTGTGAATGAAGTTTTGGAAGGTTTCAACTGTACCATTTTTGCATATGGTCAAACTGGTACCGGGAAGACATTCACCATGGAAGGTGAATGCAAAAGGTCTAAG AGCGGGCCAAATGGAGAATTGCCTGCAGAAGCAGGAGTCATACCAAGAGCTGTTAAGCAGATTTTTGATACACTTGAGAGCCAGAATGCAGAGTATAGTGTGAAAGTTACTTTCTTAGAATTGTACAATGAGGAGATTACTGATCTACTTGCCCCAGAGGAAGTTACAAGAGCTTTggatgaaaaacaaaaaaagcagTTGCCTCTTATGGAGGATGGGAAAGGTGGAGTACTTGTAAGGGGTTTGGAGGAGGAAATTGTTACAAGTGCAAGCGAAATTTTCACTCTACTGGAACGGGGATCTGCAAAACGCAGAACTGCTGAAACTCTGTTAAATAAACAATCAAG TCGGTCACATTCTCTGTTTTGCATCACAATACACATAAAGGAAGCCACTCCTGAAGGTGAAGAACTAATTAAATGTGGCAAACTGAATTTGGTTGATTTAGCTGGCTCTGAGAATATATCTCGTTCTGGTGCTAGAGAG gGTCGTGCAAGGGAAGCTGgtgaaattaacaaaagtttacTCACTTTAGGGCGAGTCATTAATGCTCTTGTGGAGCATCTTGGCCATGTCCCGTACAG GGATAGCAAGCTTACTCGGTTGCTCCGTGATTCTCTTGGAGGAAGAACCAAGACATGCATTATAGCTACAGTTTCTCCTGCCGTTCATTGTCTGGAAGAGACCTTAAGTACACTGGATTATGCCCACAGGGCGAAGCATATTAAAAATAAGCCTGAG GTTAatcaaaaaatgatgaaatcaacTCTTATAAAGGATCTCTATGGTGAAATTGATCGACTTAAGGCTG AGGTTTATGCTGCCCGTGAGAAAAATGGGGTCTATATCCCGAAGGAGCGGTACTATCAGGAGGAAAGTGAAAGAAAG GCTATGGCTGAGCAGATTGAACAAATGGGGCTTCAGTTAGAAAACTATCAGAAG CAACTTGAAGAATTGCAAGATAAATATGTTTCCCAGGGTCGACAGTGCTCTGATTTGACCAGCAAACTTGAACTAACTGAA AAAGACTTGAATCAAACCGGTAAATTGCTTGCCAATGCTGAGGAGGAACTGAAGAAGTGTTGGTATGCTCTAAAGGAGAAGGATTTTGTTATTTCTGAACAGAGAAAAGCAG AAAATGCTCTGGCTCATCAAGCAAGCGTTTTACGGTCTGACTTAGAGAAAGCTCTTCAGGATAACGCATCTTTGTTCCAGAAAATTG GAAGAGAAGATAAACTGAATGCTGATAACAGATCAGTTGTCATCAATTTTCAACAGGAACTTGCTCAACAAATTGGCTTTCTTTGCAGCATGGTGGATTCATCAGTATCTCAACAAAATGAACACCTGAGGCATGTTGAGGATGTCTGCCGTTCCTTTTTAGATATGCATGATAAG gtGGTTACTgatatgaagaagaaagtaaCAGCTTCAAGGGCTTTGTATGTTTCCCACATGGAGGCGGTGCAGAATGTTGTTCGTCTGCACAAAGCAAGCTCAAACGCTTGTTTAGATGAAATTTCGGCTCTGACTTCTTCTAATGCACAATCTATTGAAGAC TTTCTAGCATCAGAAGCTAAAGAAGCAGCGTCAATATATGATAATCTTCAAACTACACTATCAACTCAACAAGGAGAAATGGGTCTCTTTGCAAGGGAACTGCGTCAG AGATTCCTTGCAACTATTGAGAAAACAAAGGACATTTCTGAATACACTAATGGATTTCTCCAGAAGCTGTTAGAAGAATTGAAAAAGTTAGAATATTATGCAGTGCAGGCTGATGAAATTCAAATGAAGAGCATTGCAGATTTTCAGAAGTCTTATGAG GAACAGTCAAAATCGGATGCGGAGAAGCTTATCGCTGACATGACTAATTTAGTTTCAAATCATATTCGTCGTCAAAAGGATTTG GTGGATGCAAGGCTTGTTGGTCTTAGAGAAAGTGCTGCAGCAAATAGGAAATTTTTAGATGGTCATGTTACATTGATGGAGGGGGTCACGACAGATGCTAAACGAAAATGGCAGGCATTTTCTATGCAAGCTGAAAATGATGCCAAAGATGCTGCTGATAACACTTCTGCTAAACATTGTCGTATGGAGTTACTTCTACAGCAGTG TGTAAGCACAGGTGAATCAGCCTTTAAGCATTGGAAGAGGACCTGTGAAGTGGTGAATGAGATGGGGAGTAAACATGTTTCAGCATTGGTTTCACTGACAAG GAATGCTTCTGATAGTAATGAGCAGAATGATATTGAGATTGACACAGCTAGGGTTGCTGCAGAGCAAGATGTGGCCAAAAACTGTGAACAAGTCCTTCAGCATATTGATT GTACATCGGAGCTGGAGCAGACTTCAATTTCTGGAATTTTGGAGGGTGTAAAGGCTCATGAGAAAACTCTTGATCAATTCCGAGGGAATCACTCAGGACAAGCTGCATCCATTAATGACAAGGCACAAGAAACCTTCCAGCAAAGATACATG GATTATGAGGCTACTGGCACAACTCCAACAAGGTGTGAATCAGAGGCTCTTAGTAAGGGGACTATCGACTCACTTCGAGCAATGCCAATGGAGTCTCTTATTGAGGAGTTTCGGGAAAACAATTCATATGAATTGTTTGATGTGAAAGAATTTAAACCGTTTCCCATACCACGCTCGCCACTTACCCAGATCAATTAA